In Hoeflea ulvae, one genomic interval encodes:
- a CDS encoding nucleoside deaminase: MEITENAELVGRLLDVMEHDILPMTEQGVARGNKIFGGALLRKSDLSLVMAQTNNETENPLWHGEVHLLKCFYESPLSKQEPTRDMIFLSTHEPCTMCMSAIAWAGFDNFFYFFSHQDSRDSFAIPHDLKMLKEVFGLEPGGYNHDNAFWHGRGIFGIIAALPDDQAQPLLDQAQRIRARYADLSSAYQSSKDDNAIPLN; encoded by the coding sequence ATGGAGATCACCGAGAACGCGGAACTGGTGGGCAGATTGCTCGATGTGATGGAACACGACATCCTGCCGATGACCGAGCAGGGCGTGGCCAGGGGCAACAAGATTTTCGGCGGCGCGCTGCTGCGCAAATCGGATCTTTCGCTGGTCATGGCGCAGACCAACAACGAGACCGAGAACCCGCTGTGGCACGGCGAAGTTCATCTTTTGAAATGCTTTTACGAGAGCCCGCTGTCGAAGCAGGAACCGACCAGGGACATGATTTTCCTGTCGACCCATGAGCCCTGCACCATGTGCATGTCGGCGATCGCCTGGGCCGGCTTCGACAATTTCTTCTATTTCTTCAGCCATCAGGATTCGCGCGACAGTTTTGCCATTCCGCATGATCTCAAGATGCTCAAGGAAGTTTTCGGACTGGAGCCGGGCGGCTATAATCACGACAACGCCTTTTGGCACGGCCGCGGCATCTTCGGCATCATCGCCGCCCTGCCCGACGATCAGGCCCAGCCGCTGCTCGATCAGGCGCAACGCATCCGCGCTCGCTATGCCGATCTGTCGAGCGCCTACCAGTCGAGCAAGGACGACAACGCCATTCCTTTGAACTGA
- a CDS encoding DUF2849 domain-containing protein: protein MKTKVLTANRLTDGISVWLGANGEWVFSLKDAFLARHEEAVVAITAAGDQALADNRVVDVNVIEVEETPSGPRPFRLRERIRADGPTIDYAPASAARAAVAA, encoded by the coding sequence ATGAAAACCAAGGTTCTCACCGCAAACCGCCTGACCGACGGCATTTCAGTCTGGCTCGGCGCCAATGGCGAATGGGTATTTTCGCTGAAAGACGCCTTCCTGGCCCGCCATGAGGAAGCCGTGGTCGCCATCACCGCGGCAGGAGACCAGGCGCTGGCCGACAATCGCGTTGTCGATGTCAATGTCATCGAGGTCGAGGAAACGCCAAGCGGACCGCGCCCGTTCAGGCTGCGTGAACGCATCCGCGCCGACGGACCGACCATCGATTATGCCCCGGCTTCGGCCGCGCGCGCCGCAGTCGCCGCTTAA
- the mazG gene encoding nucleoside triphosphate pyrophosphohydrolase, producing MKPSRDISGLIEIMAALRHPETGCPWDVKQDFSTIKPYTIEEAYEVADAIERNDPEDLCDELGDLLLQVVFHARMAEEEKLFSFEDVVEAITRKMIRRHPHVFERSEADTPDKVKTQWAEIKAEEKRERRERRAARGLPEAETPGQLTTVPRALPALMEALKLQQAASQVGFDWGEAGPVLDKIEEEIAELRAEIASGHTGKATEELGDVIFAVANLARHLKTDPEDALRATNTKFRTRFAFVEAGLAKLGKTPDDATLDEMEALWQAAKASD from the coding sequence ATGAAACCATCACGCGATATTTCCGGCCTCATCGAGATCATGGCGGCACTCAGGCATCCCGAAACCGGTTGCCCCTGGGACGTCAAGCAGGATTTCTCCACGATCAAGCCCTACACGATCGAGGAGGCCTATGAGGTCGCCGACGCGATCGAGCGGAACGATCCCGAGGACCTCTGCGACGAGCTTGGCGACCTGCTGCTGCAGGTGGTGTTTCACGCCCGCATGGCCGAGGAAGAGAAGCTGTTTTCCTTTGAAGACGTGGTCGAGGCCATCACCCGCAAGATGATCCGGCGACATCCGCATGTGTTTGAGCGATCCGAGGCCGACACGCCGGACAAGGTCAAGACGCAATGGGCCGAGATCAAGGCCGAGGAAAAGCGAGAGAGGCGCGAACGCCGCGCCGCCCGTGGACTGCCCGAGGCCGAGACGCCCGGACAACTGACCACCGTGCCGCGCGCCCTGCCCGCGCTGATGGAAGCGCTGAAGCTGCAACAGGCAGCGTCGCAGGTCGGTTTCGACTGGGGCGAAGCAGGCCCGGTGCTCGACAAGATCGAGGAAGAGATTGCCGAACTGCGCGCCGAGATCGCCAGCGGTCATACCGGCAAGGCGACCGAGGAACTCGGCGACGTGATCTTCGCCGTCGCCAATCTGGCGCGGCATCTGAAAACCGATCCGGAAGACGCTTTGCGCGCCACCAACACAAAGTTCCGCACCCGCTTTGCCTTTGTCGAAGCCGGTCTGGCCAAACTCGGCAAGACCCCGGACGACGCGACGCTCGACGAGATGGAAGCGCTGTGGCAGGCGGCGAAAGCGTCGGACTGA
- a CDS encoding NnrU family protein, whose protein sequence is MNGWGELISAYSVFLLSHSLPVRPPVKPMIVARIGKAGFALLYSALSLAVLAWLIIAAGRAPYVELWPRLPWQDHVTLTAMAAVCLIVAMAAFRPNPFSFGGWRNARFDPAYPGIAGWLRHPYLAALALWAAGHVVPNGDLAHILLFGGFTLFALMGMRLIDRRRKREMGPAQWLGLLQATKSGRSLMPGAGTIVRLVAALALLAVLISLHPLVIGLEAVSW, encoded by the coding sequence ATGAACGGCTGGGGCGAATTGATCAGCGCCTATAGCGTGTTTCTGCTGTCGCATTCGCTGCCGGTCCGACCGCCGGTCAAGCCGATGATCGTGGCGCGGATTGGCAAGGCCGGCTTCGCCTTGCTCTATTCGGCACTTTCGCTTGCGGTGCTGGCCTGGCTGATCATCGCCGCGGGCCGGGCGCCCTATGTCGAGCTGTGGCCACGGCTGCCGTGGCAAGACCATGTGACTTTGACGGCGATGGCGGCAGTGTGCCTGATCGTTGCCATGGCTGCGTTCCGGCCCAATCCATTCTCCTTTGGCGGCTGGCGCAATGCCCGCTTCGATCCGGCATATCCCGGGATCGCCGGCTGGTTGCGTCACCCGTATCTCGCGGCGCTGGCTCTGTGGGCCGCAGGCCATGTGGTGCCCAATGGAGACCTTGCCCATATATTGCTGTTTGGCGGCTTTACGCTGTTTGCGCTTATGGGCATGCGGCTGATCGACCGGCGCCGCAAACGCGAGATGGGACCGGCACAGTGGCTTGGGTTGCTGCAGGCAACCAAATCCGGACGCAGCCTGATGCCGGGTGCCGGCACGATCGTCCGGCTGGTCGCGGCGCTGGCGCTGCTGGCAGTGCTCATCAGCCTGCATCCGCTGGTGATCGGGCTTGAGGCTGTGAGCTGGTAA
- the hfq gene encoding RNA chaperone Hfq, which produces MAERSQNLQDLFLNTVRKQKISLTIFLINGVKLTGVVTSFDNFCVLLRRDGHSQLVYKHAISTIMPSQPVQMFENEDAATGA; this is translated from the coding sequence ATGGCGGAACGTTCACAAAATCTGCAGGACCTTTTTCTCAATACGGTTCGGAAACAGAAAATCTCGCTGACGATCTTCTTGATCAACGGAGTGAAGTTGACCGGAGTGGTCACCTCATTTGACAATTTCTGCGTCCTGCTGAGGCGCGATGGTCATTCGCAGCTTGTCTACAAGCATGCGATTTCCACGATCATGCCGAGCCAACCGGTTCAGATGTTTGAAAATGAGGACGCCGCAACCGGCGCCTGA
- a CDS encoding NnrS family protein gives MSTTAARMRDWRGPAILSFGFRPFFLFGAAWAGLAMMLWVMMLSGHDPLRSAFDPVAWHAHELLFGYLGAVIAGFLLTAVPNWTGSLPVTGWPLAGLVALWLAGRVAVAVSTLMPPYLAMAVDLAFPIALAGFLAREIITGKNWKNLPVLALLGFWTLANAAFHQQALADGLPASGTGLRLGLAAAILLITLIGGRIVPSFTRNWLAARHATRLPAPFGRTDTVIVLVTALALAAWVIAPDQATTAILCLVAGLAQSWRLIRWQGWQTGSEALVWVLHMAYAFVPLGFFAIAGHSLLPVGTAATQHVWMAGAIGLMTLAVMTRASLGHAGRPLHATPAITALYLAMIISVGARFLAGAMPEEDWLLHLAAGGWVVAFGGFAVVYFPILTRPKAAKRKLSGGPAADAPK, from the coding sequence ATGAGCACAACTGCCGCACGCATGCGGGACTGGCGCGGCCCGGCGATCCTGAGTTTCGGCTTCCGGCCGTTCTTCCTGTTCGGCGCCGCCTGGGCCGGCCTGGCGATGATGCTGTGGGTGATGATGCTGTCGGGCCATGACCCGTTGCGCAGCGCGTTCGATCCGGTCGCCTGGCACGCCCATGAATTGCTGTTTGGCTATCTCGGCGCGGTGATTGCCGGATTTCTGCTGACCGCCGTGCCCAACTGGACCGGCAGCCTGCCGGTGACCGGATGGCCGCTGGCCGGACTTGTGGCGCTGTGGCTCGCAGGCCGCGTCGCGGTGGCGGTCTCAACGCTGATGCCGCCCTATCTCGCCATGGCGGTGGATCTCGCATTTCCGATTGCCCTGGCAGGCTTTTTGGCGCGCGAAATCATCACCGGCAAGAACTGGAAAAACCTTCCGGTTCTGGCCTTGCTCGGCTTCTGGACGCTCGCCAATGCGGCATTTCACCAGCAGGCGCTGGCGGACGGGCTGCCGGCTTCGGGAACCGGCCTGCGGCTGGGGCTTGCGGCGGCGATCCTGCTGATCACCCTGATTGGCGGGCGGATCGTGCCGTCATTTACCCGCAACTGGCTGGCTGCGCGGCACGCGACACGCCTGCCGGCTCCCTTTGGCCGCACCGACACGGTCATCGTGCTGGTGACCGCGCTCGCGCTCGCTGCATGGGTGATTGCGCCCGACCAGGCGACCACCGCCATCCTGTGCCTGGTCGCCGGGCTGGCCCAGAGTTGGCGCCTGATCCGCTGGCAAGGCTGGCAGACCGGCAGCGAGGCCCTGGTCTGGGTGCTGCACATGGCCTACGCCTTCGTACCGCTTGGGTTTTTCGCCATTGCCGGACACAGCTTGTTGCCGGTCGGCACGGCGGCGACGCAGCATGTCTGGATGGCCGGCGCCATCGGCTTGATGACGCTTGCGGTGATGACCCGGGCAAGCCTCGGCCATGCCGGCCGGCCGCTGCATGCGACACCGGCAATCACCGCGCTGTATCTGGCAATGATCATCTCTGTCGGCGCCCGGTTCCTGGCCGGCGCCATGCCGGAAGAGGACTGGTTGCTGCATCTGGCCGCCGGTGGCTGGGTGGTCGCCTTTGGCGGCTTCGCCGTGGTCTATTTCCCGATTTTGACAAGGCCGAAAGCCGCCAAGCGCAAACTTTCCGGCGGACCGGCTGCGGATGCGCCGAAATGA
- a CDS encoding LysR family transcriptional regulator, whose amino-acid sequence MIDKLEFFIVLARERHFGRAAQECGVTQPTLSASLKQLEEQLGVTLVLRGSRYQGLTPEGQRVLEWARRIVGDARTMREEMKAARKGLSGHARIAVIPTATYMVTDLTLQFTRKHPAVTLSVTSCTSYQVLSQLENFEIDVGISYIENEPTGRVATVPLYAERYQLITSVGQKFAEREKVTWAEVATLPLCLLTPDMQNRRIINQHLTEAGATVKPTLESNSMIVLFSHIRTGNWASIMPVNLAQTLGFGGNIRSIPIVEPDAHHTVGMIAAPREPHTPIVSALLHEARVLATALSHR is encoded by the coding sequence ATGATCGACAAACTCGAATTCTTCATCGTGCTCGCCCGGGAGCGCCATTTCGGCCGCGCCGCGCAGGAATGCGGCGTGACCCAGCCGACCCTGTCGGCCTCGTTGAAGCAACTCGAGGAACAGCTCGGCGTCACCCTGGTGCTGCGCGGGTCGCGCTACCAGGGGCTGACCCCCGAAGGCCAGCGGGTGCTGGAATGGGCCCGGCGCATCGTCGGCGACGCCCGCACCATGCGCGAGGAGATGAAGGCGGCGCGCAAGGGCCTGTCAGGACATGCCCGCATCGCCGTGATTCCGACCGCGACCTATATGGTCACCGATCTCACGCTGCAATTTACCCGGAAACACCCGGCGGTGACGCTGTCGGTGACCTCCTGCACCAGCTACCAGGTGCTGTCGCAGCTTGAGAATTTCGAAATCGATGTCGGCATCAGCTATATCGAGAACGAACCCACCGGCCGCGTCGCCACAGTGCCGCTTTATGCCGAACGCTATCAGCTGATCACCTCGGTGGGGCAGAAATTCGCCGAACGCGAGAAGGTGACCTGGGCGGAAGTCGCCACCTTGCCGCTGTGCCTGCTGACGCCGGACATGCAGAACCGCCGCATCATCAACCAGCACCTCACCGAGGCCGGCGCAACCGTCAAGCCGACGCTGGAGTCGAACTCGATGATCGTGCTGTTTTCGCATATCCGCACCGGCAACTGGGCCTCGATCATGCCGGTCAACCTGGCCCAGACGCTCGGCTTCGGCGGCAATATCAGATCGATCCCGATCGTCGAGCCGGACGCCCATCACACCGTCGGGATGATCGCGGCACCGCGCGAGCCGCATACGCCGATTGTCTCGGCGCTGCTGCATGAGGCGCGGGTCCTGGCCACCGCGCTCTCACATCGATAG
- a CDS encoding DUF934 domain-containing protein, whose translation MTVIWTRNGIVEDDPWIATDAEEAPKLLPLAEALEHAQDNAPFGVVLQPADDVRALAPILDRLAIVALTFPAFADGRAFSQAVLLRERLGYTGELRAAGTVLLDQVPLMLRTGFDSFEVSHAPTIQRLIEKRLPGIDLHYQPSADRTAAGPDYSWRRTAILNG comes from the coding sequence ATGACTGTCATTTGGACACGGAACGGGATTGTCGAGGACGATCCCTGGATAGCCACGGACGCGGAAGAGGCGCCAAAGCTGCTGCCGCTGGCCGAGGCGCTGGAACACGCCCAGGACAATGCGCCCTTCGGCGTGGTGTTGCAGCCGGCCGATGACGTGCGCGCGCTGGCGCCGATTCTCGACCGCCTGGCAATCGTCGCCCTGACATTTCCGGCATTCGCCGATGGCAGGGCATTTTCCCAGGCCGTGCTGCTCCGGGAGCGGCTGGGCTATACCGGCGAATTGCGCGCTGCGGGCACCGTGCTGCTCGACCAGGTGCCGTTGATGCTGCGCACGGGTTTTGACAGTTTCGAAGTCAGCCATGCGCCGACAATTCAGCGGCTTATCGAAAAGCGGCTTCCGGGGATCGATCTGCATTATCAGCCGTCAGCGGACCGGACCGCCGCCGGACCAGACTACAGCTGGCGCCGCACGGCCATATTGAACGGCTGA
- a CDS encoding nitrite/sulfite reductase — protein sequence MYRYDEFDHAFVAARVNQFRDQVERRMSGEISEDAFKPLRLMNGVYLQLHAYMLRVAVPYGTLNSQQMHKLAHIARTYDRGYGHFTTRQNIQYNWPALKDIPAILEELAGVEMHAIQTSGNCIRNVTADHFAGAAADEVADPRPYAEILRQWSSVHPEFSFLPRKFKIAVTASERDRAAIQVHDIGLQLKKDDQGQLGFAVWIGGGQGRTPLLAKKVKDFLPEADLLSYTTAIMRVYNLHGRRDNKYKARIKILVHETGVEELKAEIDAEWAHLKEGVLKLPEADIAAINAYFAPPKLASRAEGWGELAAWKKSDPGFADWVGRNVAPHRHPDYAMVTISLKPIGGIPGDATADQMDAVANLARDFAHDEIRVTHEQNLVLPHVALADLEPLYRALLAEGLATANAGLITDIIACPGLDYCALANARSIPVAQEISNRFADPVRQAEIGELKIKISGCINACGHHHVGHIGILGVEKKGAELYQISLGGSADEHASIGQITGRGFEPEQVTDAIETIVDTYLAHRATTDEAFIDCYRRIGAAPFKAALYGGEAQAA from the coding sequence ATGTACCGTTACGATGAATTCGACCACGCCTTCGTGGCCGCACGCGTCAACCAGTTCCGCGATCAGGTCGAGCGGCGGATGTCGGGCGAGATTTCCGAGGATGCGTTCAAGCCGCTGCGGCTGATGAACGGCGTCTATCTGCAGCTGCATGCCTATATGCTGCGCGTGGCCGTTCCCTATGGCACGCTGAATTCGCAGCAGATGCACAAGCTCGCCCATATCGCCCGCACCTATGACCGCGGCTATGGCCATTTTACCACCCGGCAGAACATCCAGTACAACTGGCCGGCGCTGAAGGACATTCCGGCCATTCTCGAGGAACTGGCCGGTGTGGAGATGCATGCCATCCAGACCTCGGGCAATTGCATCCGCAATGTCACCGCCGACCATTTTGCCGGTGCTGCCGCCGACGAGGTTGCCGACCCGCGGCCCTATGCCGAAATCCTGCGGCAATGGTCGTCGGTGCATCCGGAATTCTCGTTCCTGCCGCGCAAGTTCAAGATTGCGGTGACCGCATCCGAGCGCGACCGCGCCGCGATCCAGGTGCATGACATCGGTCTGCAGCTGAAGAAGGACGATCAGGGCCAACTGGGCTTTGCTGTCTGGATCGGTGGCGGGCAGGGGCGTACGCCGCTTCTGGCCAAAAAGGTCAAGGACTTCCTGCCCGAAGCCGATCTGCTGAGCTACACCACTGCGATCATGCGGGTCTACAATCTGCACGGCCGCCGCGACAACAAGTACAAGGCGCGGATCAAGATCCTTGTGCATGAAACCGGCGTCGAAGAGCTCAAAGCCGAGATCGATGCGGAGTGGGCGCACCTCAAGGAGGGTGTGCTGAAACTGCCCGAAGCCGATATCGCTGCGATCAACGCCTATTTTGCGCCGCCCAAGCTGGCGTCGCGGGCCGAAGGCTGGGGCGAACTGGCCGCGTGGAAGAAATCCGATCCCGGCTTTGCCGACTGGGTCGGCCGCAATGTCGCGCCGCACCGGCATCCCGACTATGCCATGGTGACGATTTCACTCAAGCCGATCGGCGGCATTCCCGGTGATGCCACGGCCGACCAGATGGATGCCGTGGCCAATCTGGCGCGGGATTTTGCCCATGACGAGATCCGTGTCACCCACGAGCAGAACCTGGTGCTGCCGCATGTGGCGCTGGCCGACCTTGAACCCCTGTACCGGGCGCTGCTGGCCGAAGGGCTGGCAACGGCCAATGCCGGTCTGATCACCGATATCATCGCCTGCCCGGGGCTGGATTACTGCGCGCTGGCCAATGCCCGCTCGATTCCGGTGGCGCAGGAGATTTCCAACCGCTTCGCCGATCCGGTGCGGCAGGCTGAAATCGGTGAGCTGAAGATCAAGATCTCGGGCTGCATCAATGCCTGCGGCCACCATCATGTCGGTCATATCGGCATTCTCGGCGTCGAGAAAAAGGGCGCCGAGCTCTACCAGATCTCGCTGGGCGGATCGGCGGATGAGCATGCATCGATCGGTCAGATCACCGGGCGTGGCTTTGAACCCGAACAGGTCACCGACGCGATCGAGACCATTGTCGACACCTATCTGGCCCACCGCGCAACCACCGATGAAGCCTTTATCGATTGCTACCGCCGCATTGGTGCAGCTCCCTTCAAAGCCGCGCTGTATGGCGGCGAAGCCCAGGCGGCTTGA
- a CDS encoding 2Fe-2S iron-sulfur cluster-binding protein has protein sequence MQIHVTDQSGTRHTLEALEGFRVMEIIRDWGLDIKAECGGACACATCHVHVADDWTDKLYPIEAEEEDMLDQAFDVRDNSRLSCQLLMSEELDGLEVTLAPGTESGDRAAA, from the coding sequence ATGCAAATTCACGTCACCGATCAGAGCGGCACCCGCCATACGCTGGAAGCATTGGAAGGGTTTCGGGTGATGGAGATCATTCGCGACTGGGGTCTCGACATCAAGGCAGAATGCGGCGGCGCCTGTGCCTGCGCCACCTGCCATGTCCATGTGGCGGATGACTGGACCGACAAGCTCTATCCGATCGAGGCCGAGGAAGAGGACATGCTCGACCAGGCTTTCGATGTCCGCGACAATTCCCGGCTGTCCTGCCAGTTGCTGATGAGCGAGGAACTCGACGGTCTCGAGGTGACGCTGGCGCCGGGGACGGAAAGCGGAGACCGCGCCGCAGCCTGA
- the cysG gene encoding siroheme synthase CysG produces the protein MATQSAQLTTFPAFMRVDARKVAIFGNGAEAAAKARLLANTSADISVYADAPDAELIDSLSRLAIAPIRQAYDAAQMDGSTLVFAATGDAAQDRAIVMAARERRIPANAVDQPDYCDFLTPALVNRAPVSIAIGTEGAGPVLAQMIRARIDQMLSPSLGTLARLASDYRVAVDRLLPRGVARRVFWRRFFEADVATHVDNGEISLARRAATRMLRGREPVPGHIWLVGAGPGAEDLLTLRAQRAMMEADAIVYDALVPETVVALGRRDAERFAVGKRKGCHSKSQNEINDLLVRLGREGKRVVRLKSGDPLIFGRAGEEMAALRDADVSFEIVPGITSAFAAAADFELPLTLRGVASSLVFTTGHDLTGAALPDWARLAVSGATLCVYMGRTVAASVAARLIDAGLPADMTVAIVENASRGDRRLFHGTLADLPALEGRTELAGPVMVVIGDAVAGASFEHSTPIAAGQPIATAAAPTRSTRSQAA, from the coding sequence ATGGCGACGCAATCGGCGCAATTGACGACATTTCCCGCCTTCATGCGGGTCGACGCCCGCAAGGTGGCGATTTTCGGCAATGGCGCGGAAGCCGCCGCCAAGGCGCGGCTGCTGGCCAACACCTCGGCTGACATTTCCGTCTATGCCGATGCGCCCGACGCCGAGCTGATCGACAGCCTGTCGCGGCTGGCAATCGCGCCGATCCGTCAGGCCTATGACGCCGCACAGATGGATGGTTCCACACTTGTGTTTGCCGCCACCGGCGATGCCGCGCAGGATCGCGCCATCGTGATGGCCGCGCGTGAGCGGCGAATTCCGGCCAATGCAGTCGATCAACCGGACTATTGCGATTTCCTGACACCGGCTCTGGTCAACCGTGCCCCGGTGTCGATTGCCATCGGCACGGAAGGGGCAGGGCCGGTGCTGGCGCAGATGATCCGCGCCCGCATCGACCAGATGCTGTCGCCTTCGCTGGGAACGCTGGCGCGGCTTGCGAGCGACTACCGGGTCGCTGTCGACCGGCTGCTGCCGCGCGGCGTGGCACGGCGCGTGTTCTGGCGGCGGTTTTTCGAAGCCGATGTCGCCACCCATGTCGACAACGGGGAAATTTCACTGGCGCGGCGCGCCGCCACCCGCATGCTGCGCGGTCGTGAGCCGGTGCCGGGCCATATCTGGCTGGTGGGCGCCGGGCCTGGCGCCGAAGATCTGCTGACGCTGCGCGCCCAGCGCGCCATGATGGAAGCCGATGCGATTGTCTATGACGCGCTTGTGCCGGAAACGGTGGTAGCACTTGGCCGCCGTGATGCCGAGCGCTTCGCAGTGGGCAAGCGCAAGGGCTGCCATTCCAAAAGCCAGAACGAGATCAATGACCTGCTGGTTCGTCTCGGCCGCGAAGGCAAGCGCGTGGTGCGGCTCAAATCCGGCGATCCGCTGATTTTCGGCCGGGCCGGCGAAGAAATGGCGGCTTTGCGCGATGCGGATGTCTCCTTTGAGATCGTTCCGGGCATCACCTCGGCCTTTGCCGCGGCCGCCGATTTCGAATTGCCGCTGACCCTGCGTGGCGTCGCCTCGTCGCTGGTGTTTACCACCGGCCATGACCTGACCGGCGCTGCACTGCCCGACTGGGCCCGGCTCGCCGTCTCCGGGGCCACGCTCTGCGTCTATATGGGCCGCACGGTTGCTGCCAGCGTTGCCGCGCGGCTGATCGATGCCGGGCTGCCCGCCGACATGACCGTGGCCATCGTCGAAAACGCCTCACGCGGCGACCGTCGCCTGTTTCACGGCACGCTTGCCGATCTGCCCGCCCTGGAGGGCCGCACCGAGCTTGCCGGCCCGGTGATGGTGGTGATCGGCGATGCCGTCGCCGGCGCCAGTTTCGAGCATTCCACACCGATTGCAGCCGGTCAGCCGATTGCGACTGCTGCTGCCCCGACCCGATCCACTCGCTCCCAAGCCGCCTGA
- a CDS encoding formate dehydrogenase subunit gamma, translated as MESRNMDAKIASRTKAIVGQLKPLEGPLLPILHGIQDEFGYVPKAALPVIAEGLNLSRAEVHGVVSFYHDYRETPAGRHVIKLCRAEACQSMGGDELAERLLWLLGLDWHETSANGSVTIEPVYCLGLCACAPAAMVDGDVVGRLDEDAVKALAKAVMA; from the coding sequence ATGGAATCACGGAACATGGATGCGAAAATTGCGTCGCGCACCAAGGCGATCGTCGGACAGCTCAAGCCGCTTGAGGGCCCGCTGCTGCCGATCCTGCACGGAATCCAGGACGAATTCGGCTATGTGCCGAAGGCGGCATTGCCGGTCATCGCGGAAGGTCTCAACCTGTCGCGCGCCGAAGTCCATGGCGTTGTCAGCTTTTACCATGATTACCGCGAAACCCCGGCCGGGCGGCATGTGATCAAGCTGTGCCGGGCCGAAGCCTGCCAGTCGATGGGCGGTGACGAGCTCGCCGAACGGCTGCTCTGGCTCTTGGGTCTCGACTGGCACGAGACCAGCGCCAATGGATCAGTCACCATAGAGCCTGTCTATTGCCTCGGCCTGTGCGCCTGTGCGCCGGCGGCGATGGTCGATGGCGACGTGGTTGGCAGGCTGGACGAGGACGCAGTCAAGGCTCTGGCAAAGGCGGTGATGGCATGA
- the hflX gene encoding GTPase HflX, with protein sequence MEEAIGLAGAIDLEVAESLIIPISSPRPSTLFGKGKMLEIKALIESSGADLVIVDHPLTPVQQRNLEEQWLVKVIDRTGLILEIFGRRASTKEGVLQVELAHLNYQKGRLVRSWTHLERQRGGGGFMGGPGETQIEADRRQLQERIIKLERELDQVRRTRQLHRAKRKKVPHPIVALVGYTNAGKSTLFNRLTGAEVLAEDMLFATLDPTLRRMKLPHGKMVILSDTVGFISSLPTHLVAAFRATLEEVIEADLILHVRDMADPDRAAQAKDVEAILKSLGVGEGAEQKLVEVWNKIDLLPEEAAADLKVRAENSENAIAVSSVTGEGIDELLARIESVISGKLVSRTVTIAPDQMTLVPWIYQRGRVSKREDMEDGSVLIEAEFTGSDSDELDRRMGNGPKPDADF encoded by the coding sequence ATGGAAGAGGCGATCGGCCTGGCCGGTGCGATCGACCTTGAGGTGGCCGAGTCACTGATCATCCCGATCTCGTCACCGCGGCCCTCAACGCTGTTCGGCAAGGGCAAGATGCTCGAGATCAAGGCGCTGATCGAGTCGTCCGGCGCCGATCTGGTGATTGTCGACCACCCGCTCACCCCGGTGCAGCAGCGCAATCTCGAAGAGCAGTGGCTGGTCAAGGTGATTGACCGCACCGGCCTGATTCTGGAAATCTTTGGCCGCCGCGCCTCCACCAAGGAAGGCGTGCTGCAGGTCGAGCTTGCCCATCTGAATTATCAGAAGGGCCGACTGGTGCGCAGCTGGACCCACCTTGAACGCCAGCGCGGCGGCGGCGGGTTCATGGGCGGTCCGGGTGAAACCCAGATCGAGGCCGACCGGCGGCAATTGCAGGAACGCATCATCAAGCTCGAACGCGAGCTCGATCAGGTCCGCCGCACAAGGCAATTGCACCGCGCCAAGCGCAAGAAGGTGCCGCACCCGATCGTGGCGCTTGTCGGCTATACCAATGCCGGCAAGTCGACGCTGTTCAACCGGCTCACCGGCGCCGAGGTGCTGGCCGAGGACATGTTGTTTGCAACGCTGGATCCGACGCTGAGACGGATGAAACTGCCGCATGGCAAGATGGTCATCCTGTCCGACACGGTGGGCTTCATCTCCAGCCTTCCGACCCATCTGGTCGCAGCTTTCCGCGCCACGCTCGAGGAAGTCATCGAAGCCGACCTGATCCTGCATGTGCGCGACATGGCCGATCCGGACCGCGCCGCACAGGCCAAGGATGTCGAGGCGATTCTGAAGAGCCTTGGCGTCGGCGAGGGGGCCGAGCAGAAGCTGGTCGAGGTCTGGAACAAGATCGACCTTTTGCCCGAGGAAGCCGCCGCCGATCTCAAGGTCAGGGCCGAAAATTCCGAGAACGCCATTGCCGTCTCGTCGGTCACCGGCGAGGGGATCGACGAATTGCTGGCGCGCATCGAATCGGTGATTTCCGGCAAGCTGGTGTCGCGCACGGTCACCATTGCACCGGATCAGATGACCCTGGTGCCATGGATCTACCAGCGCGGCCGGGTCAGCAAGCGCGAGGACATGGAAGACGGCTCGGTGCTGATCGAGGCTGAATTCACCGGATCTGATTCCGACGAGCTTGATCGCCGCATGGGCAACGGGCCGAAACCGGACGCCGATTTCTAG